One stretch of bacterium DNA includes these proteins:
- a CDS encoding aspartyl/asparaginyl beta-hydroxylase domain-containing protein, translating to MYQYADLTDRFPMTFDLARMRAELEILEGKEWLDHYDAALADGWTTIPLVTHDGSANSVDSQRIGRFGEYKRTKYVDELPYFREILDAFQCPHGRIRIMKLMPGTIIRAHRDTFDEVSDIAFGQVRLHIPIITNDRVIFTVGGKQYHLGEGRLHYVNFTKVHYVRNDGDQPRVHLVLDLKVNDFLRAAFPPATPWQKFEMLAQRTLLPIVLWAPMRTRTALNNAFWRVYEGSWLQSMRHRLFPKT from the coding sequence ATGTATCAGTACGCCGACCTCACCGATCGTTTCCCCATGACGTTCGACCTCGCACGGATGCGGGCGGAACTGGAGATCCTCGAGGGGAAGGAGTGGCTCGACCACTACGACGCCGCCCTGGCCGACGGCTGGACGACGATCCCCCTCGTCACCCACGACGGCTCGGCGAACAGCGTCGACTCCCAGCGCATCGGGCGCTTCGGCGAGTACAAGCGGACGAAGTACGTCGACGAGCTGCCCTACTTCCGCGAGATCCTCGACGCGTTCCAGTGTCCCCACGGGCGCATCCGCATCATGAAGCTGATGCCGGGCACGATCATCCGGGCCCACCGCGACACCTTCGACGAGGTGTCGGACATCGCCTTCGGCCAGGTGCGCCTGCACATCCCGATCATCACCAACGACCGGGTGATCTTCACGGTCGGGGGCAAGCAGTACCATCTGGGCGAAGGGCGGCTGCACTACGTGAACTTCACCAAGGTCCATTACGTGCGCAACGACGGCGACCAGCCCCGCGTGCACCTGGTGCTCGACCTGAAGGTGAACGACTTCCTGCGTGCGGCGTTCCCGCCGGCCACGCCCTGGCAGAAGTTCGAGATGCTGGCCCAGCGCACCCTGCTGCCCATCGTCCTCTGGGCGCCCATGCGGACGCGCACGGCCCTCAACAACGCCTTCTGGCGGGTCTACGAGGGGTCCTGGCTGCAGTCCATGCGGCACCGCCTCTTCCCGAAGACCTGA
- the asnB gene encoding asparagine synthase (glutamine-hydrolyzing): MCGIAGYLNRDPRRPAETGPVVRMCDAIVHRGPDDAGYHADGPLAMGMRRLSIIDLAGGHQPIANEDQTVWIVFNGEIYNHDELRAGLKARGHAFRTHTDTEVIVHLWEEHGVDCVQHLRGMFGFAIWDSRTGEFFLVRDRLGIKPMFYVQTDERLAFASEIKALFALDDVPREPDWTGIDAYFSYSYIPAPLTGFAGISKLPAAHYLHVRDGRTEIRRYWDLEFAPKSGARPGQLVDELVAISEEAVRLRLMSEVPLGAFLSGGVDSSLVVALMAGSSQEAIRTFTMGFAGSKGDFLDETPYAREVSAAFGTRHTETAVEPRIERALRAGIAAFDEPFADDSLIPTFHICEEAAKAVTVIMTGLGGDENFAGYERYLGFRFSELYRRVPGFLRQGVIRPVVNALKEEKGGHYRINHLKRFVAAGELDLARRWQSYICVRPQAERRRLYAPEIAAQIDFDRVDSLGWEHFERLGEGDALDRALYQDINMYLPEDILALSDRVGMAHSLELRVPLIDHVLVEFCAKIPSELKIKGTEKKHLLRRAARGIVPDSVLDHRKQGFASPMAAWLRGDLRPMVDRMLAPEVLRGDGLFDPAFVGGAVDDHLARRQLNDKLLFALLAFQTWWRDGARSGSPA; encoded by the coding sequence ATGTGCGGCATCGCCGGCTACCTGAATCGTGATCCGCGGCGTCCGGCCGAGACCGGTCCGGTCGTGCGCATGTGCGACGCCATCGTGCACCGCGGGCCCGACGACGCCGGCTACCACGCCGACGGCCCCCTGGCCATGGGCATGCGCCGGCTGTCGATCATCGACCTCGCCGGCGGGCACCAGCCCATCGCCAACGAGGATCAGACGGTCTGGATCGTCTTCAACGGCGAGATCTACAACCACGACGAGCTGCGGGCCGGGCTGAAGGCCCGCGGGCACGCCTTCCGCACCCACACCGACACCGAGGTCATCGTCCACCTGTGGGAAGAGCACGGCGTGGACTGCGTGCAGCACCTGCGGGGCATGTTCGGTTTCGCCATCTGGGACTCCCGCACGGGCGAGTTCTTCCTCGTGCGCGACCGGCTGGGCATCAAGCCCATGTTCTACGTCCAGACCGACGAGCGCCTGGCCTTCGCCTCGGAGATCAAGGCCCTCTTCGCCCTGGACGACGTGCCGCGCGAGCCCGACTGGACCGGCATCGACGCCTACTTCTCCTACAGCTACATCCCGGCGCCCCTGACCGGGTTCGCGGGCATCAGCAAGCTGCCGGCCGCCCACTACCTGCACGTGCGCGACGGGCGCACCGAGATCCGGCGCTACTGGGACCTGGAGTTCGCGCCCAAGTCGGGCGCGCGGCCCGGGCAGCTGGTCGACGAGCTGGTGGCCATCAGCGAGGAGGCCGTGCGCCTGCGGCTCATGAGCGAGGTGCCCCTGGGCGCCTTCCTCAGCGGCGGCGTCGACTCGAGCCTCGTCGTGGCGCTCATGGCCGGATCCTCGCAGGAGGCCATCCGGACCTTCACCATGGGCTTCGCCGGCTCCAAGGGCGACTTCCTCGACGAGACGCCCTACGCGCGCGAGGTGAGCGCGGCCTTCGGCACGCGGCACACCGAGACGGCGGTCGAGCCCCGCATCGAGCGGGCCCTGCGCGCGGGCATCGCGGCCTTCGACGAGCCCTTCGCCGACGACAGCCTGATCCCGACCTTCCACATCTGCGAGGAGGCGGCCAAGGCCGTCACGGTCATCATGACCGGTCTCGGCGGCGACGAGAACTTCGCGGGCTACGAGCGCTACCTCGGCTTCCGCTTCAGCGAGCTGTACCGGCGCGTTCCCGGCTTCCTGCGGCAGGGGGTGATCCGGCCCGTGGTCAACGCGCTCAAGGAGGAGAAGGGCGGCCACTACCGCATCAACCACCTCAAGCGCTTCGTGGCCGCGGGCGAACTGGATCTGGCCCGGCGCTGGCAGAGCTACATCTGCGTGCGGCCCCAGGCCGAGCGGCGCCGGCTCTACGCCCCCGAGATCGCGGCGCAGATCGACTTCGACCGGGTCGACTCCCTGGGTTGGGAGCACTTCGAGCGGCTCGGCGAAGGCGACGCCCTCGATCGGGCCCTGTACCAGGACATCAACATGTACCTGCCCGAGGACATCCTGGCGCTGTCCGACCGGGTCGGCATGGCCCACTCCCTCGAGCTGCGCGTGCCGCTGATCGACCACGTGCTGGTGGAGTTCTGCGCGAAGATCCCCAGCGAGCTGAAGATCAAGGGGACCGAGAAGAAGCACCTGCTGCGCCGGGCCGCCCGGGGCATCGTGCCCGATTCGGTGCTCGACCACCGCAAGCAGGGCTTCGCCTCGCCCATGGCGGCGTGGCTGCGGGGTGACCTGCGGCCCATGGTCGACCGCATGCTCGCGCCCGAGGTGCTGCGCGGCGACGGCCTCTTCGATCCGGCCTTCGTGGGCGGGGCGGTCGACGACCACCTGGCCCGGCGGCAGCTCAACGACAAGCTCCTCTTCGCCCTGCTCGCCTTCCAGACCTGGTGGCGCGACGGGGCGCGCAGCGGGAGCCCGGCATGA
- a CDS encoding glycosyltransferase — MTGGAPEGARSDGPDISVVIPAYNEKDYIAATVRCALEHIPARYAREVIVVDHGSQDDTVRIAREAGADVLEYPDAPTISALRNAGVARSRGRILVFLDADTTLTPAWTEAAPAVLDGLDTEPMQLTGARRRVPEGMNVLAKYWFAPKADEVAPTHIGGGHIVTTRRLFDAVGGFPAGMETGEDYRFCLDAKAAGARLHAVPALGAVHNGLPRTLRQFFDREAWHGRGDWTNLHTVLTTKVALATLIFLGLHLLLVAGLVGVFAWPAAAPWPAWAAGAAVLGIVGLCLASSFLKFHGRGPVHVLFNTAVYFIYYVARSVAFFSALTRRRIIKHERA, encoded by the coding sequence ATGACGGGCGGGGCGCCGGAGGGGGCGCGTTCGGACGGGCCGGACATCTCGGTGGTGATTCCCGCCTACAACGAGAAGGACTACATCGCGGCGACGGTGCGCTGCGCCCTGGAGCACATTCCGGCGCGGTACGCCCGCGAGGTGATCGTGGTCGACCACGGCTCGCAGGACGACACGGTGCGGATCGCGCGGGAGGCGGGGGCCGACGTCCTCGAGTATCCCGACGCGCCCACCATCTCGGCCCTGCGCAACGCGGGGGTCGCCCGCTCGCGGGGGCGCATCCTGGTCTTCCTCGACGCCGACACGACCCTGACCCCGGCCTGGACCGAGGCGGCGCCCGCCGTGCTCGACGGACTCGACACGGAGCCGATGCAGCTGACGGGCGCGCGGCGCCGGGTGCCCGAGGGCATGAACGTGCTGGCGAAGTACTGGTTCGCACCCAAGGCCGACGAGGTGGCGCCGACCCACATCGGCGGCGGGCACATCGTCACCACGCGCCGGCTCTTCGACGCCGTGGGCGGCTTTCCCGCCGGCATGGAGACCGGCGAGGACTACCGCTTCTGCCTCGACGCCAAGGCCGCCGGCGCCCGCCTGCACGCGGTGCCGGCCCTGGGGGCGGTGCACAACGGCCTGCCCCGCACCCTGCGCCAGTTCTTCGACCGCGAGGCCTGGCACGGCCGGGGCGACTGGACGAACCTGCATACGGTCCTGACGACCAAGGTGGCCCTGGCGACCCTGATCTTCCTCGGCCTGCACCTGCTGCTCGTGGCGGGCCTGGTCGGTGTCTTCGCGTGGCCGGCCGCGGCGCCGTGGCCGGCGTGGGCGGCGGGAGCCGCGGTCCTGGGAATCGTGGGGCTGTGCCTCGCGTCGTCGTTCCTGAAGTTCCACGGCCGCGGGCCGGTGCACGTGCTGTTCAACACGGCGGTGTACTTCATCTACTACGTGGCCCGCAGCGTCGCCTTCTTCTCGGCCCTGACGCGCCGGCGGATCATCAAGCATGAGCGCGCCTGA
- a CDS encoding glycosyltransferase, producing MSAPERQARGGRGPRKVLYAIDALVRGGTELQLTGLVDRLDRDRYRPHLLTIRPSPAELTPADCPHLAWHVPRLVAPGGLKALGDLARLLRRERFDVVQTFFQDSTAFAGTAARLAGVPVRVASFRDLGFWRTRAQMLLLGRVYPLMTGFLCNAGAVRDAFVASDGLDPARFTVIPNGIDTAALPFVDHDGPTRHVGLVGNLTRHVKRADLFVRAAALVAREHPDVTWHLIGDGHLRPELEELARAEGLGDRVVFAGRVADVAARLGSLQVGVICSDSEGFSNAVLEYMFRGCAVVATDVGGNSEAIDDGRTGLLVPPDDVSALAAALARLVTDVPLRRSLAAAARAEATARYDWARCVAAHQDYYDHALAAAGAASRREVTP from the coding sequence ATGAGCGCGCCTGAGCGGCAGGCAAGGGGGGGGCGGGGGCCGCGCAAGGTCCTCTACGCCATCGATGCCCTCGTGCGCGGCGGCACCGAGCTGCAGCTCACCGGGCTGGTCGACCGCCTCGACCGCGACCGCTACCGGCCCCACCTGCTGACCATCCGGCCCAGCCCGGCCGAACTGACGCCCGCCGACTGCCCGCATCTGGCCTGGCACGTGCCGCGCCTGGTGGCGCCGGGAGGCCTCAAGGCCCTCGGCGACCTGGCGCGCCTGCTGCGCCGCGAGCGCTTCGACGTGGTGCAGACCTTCTTCCAGGACTCGACCGCCTTCGCCGGCACCGCGGCCCGCCTGGCCGGCGTACCCGTGCGCGTGGCCTCGTTCCGCGACCTCGGCTTCTGGCGCACCCGCGCCCAGATGCTGCTGCTCGGGCGCGTCTATCCCCTGATGACCGGGTTCCTGTGCAACGCCGGCGCCGTGCGCGACGCCTTCGTGGCCAGCGACGGCCTCGATCCCGCGCGATTCACCGTCATCCCCAACGGCATCGACACGGCCGCGCTGCCGTTCGTCGACCACGACGGCCCGACCCGGCACGTGGGACTCGTCGGCAACCTGACCCGCCACGTGAAGCGGGCCGACCTCTTCGTGCGCGCGGCGGCCCTGGTGGCGCGGGAGCATCCGGACGTGACCTGGCACCTGATCGGCGACGGCCACCTGCGTCCCGAACTGGAGGAACTCGCCCGGGCCGAGGGCCTGGGCGACCGCGTGGTCTTCGCCGGTCGCGTCGCCGATGTGGCCGCCCGTCTGGGTTCCCTGCAGGTGGGGGTCATCTGCTCGGACTCCGAGGGGTTCAGCAACGCCGTGCTGGAGTACATGTTCCGGGGCTGCGCGGTGGTCGCCACGGACGTGGGGGGCAACAGCGAGGCCATCGACGACGGCCGCACCGGGCTGCTCGTGCCGCCCGACGACGTGTCGGCCCTGGCGGCGGCCCTCGCCCGCCTGGTCACCGACGTGCCCCTGCGCCGGAGCCTGGCCGCCGCGGCGCGCGCCGAGGCGACGGCCCGCTACGACTGGGCGCGCTGCGTCGCGGCCCACCAGGACTACTACGATCACGCCCTGGCCGCGGCCGGGGCCGCGTCGCGACGGGAGGTCACGCCGTGA